Proteins encoded by one window of Vitis riparia cultivar Riparia Gloire de Montpellier isolate 1030 chromosome 11, EGFV_Vit.rip_1.0, whole genome shotgun sequence:
- the LOC117925512 gene encoding VAN3-binding protein, producing the protein MDPDFKPTISEAHPETMDFLSRAWCNFAVQAIQPELQDQSVVILDNPIKKFGNDTKAPFPKMDNSVKMDDAGIKSPPPWKTNDVKSWIWMQQAMHPELNYNSYFRKKWISWKIMPLGSNISIKKWFKDIKLKRKEEDRLQRAEVYAAISVAGVAAALAAIAAENPKQDHSNATKESAVASAAALVAAQCAQVAEAMGAKREQLSTVMCSAMSGTSASDILTLTAAAATSLKGAATLKGRAGYKNRLNGSAPVLPIEESNELDSDLEKHRSMLAKGAQLTFHTSDGRCLLRSVSIILNSQAKVILKIRKLNLMNTFSRKKESIIQDLHAELYDDSEADERNTCYLIVLTTNRGTIKLDMGDDYHLYKIWATTVNHMLTLSTSFTRYELQFYKS; encoded by the exons ATGGATCCGGATTTCAAGCCAACAATCTCTGAAGCGCATCCAGAGACCATGGATTTTCTATCACGTGCTTGGTGCAACTTTGCAGTTCAAGCTATCCAACCAGAGCTACAAGACCAATCAGTGGTTATCCTGGATAATCCAATTAAGAAATTTGGAAATGATACCAAAGCTCCTTTCCCT AAGATGGACAACAGTGTTAAGATGGATGATGCAGGTATCAAGTCTCCACCCCCATGGAAAACCAATGACGTGAAG tcGTGGATATGGATGCAGCAGGCAATGCATCCAGAATTGAACTACAACAGCTATTTCCGAAAGAAATGG ATTTCATGGAAAATAATGCCACTTGGGAGCAATATTTCAATCAAAAAATGGTTCAAAGACATAAAgctaaagagaaaagaagaggaCAGGCTGCAAAGAGCTGAAGTATACGCAGCAATATCAGTGGCGGGCGTTGCAGCAGCACTAGCAGCCATTGCAGCAGAAAACCCGAAACAAGATCATTCCAACGCCACCAAGGAATCTGCAGTGGCATCTGCAGCTGCTTTGGTGGCAGCCCAGTGTGCACAAGTGGCGGAAGCCATGGGAGCGAAGCGGGAGCAGCTCAGCACTGTGATGTGTTCAGCCATGAGTGGCACAAGTGCAAGTGACATCTTAACACTCACAGCTGCTGCTGCAACAT CATTGAAAGGAGCAGCAACCCTTAAAGGAAGAGCAGGGTACAAGAACAGATTGAATGGAAGCGCACCAGTGTTGCCTATAGAGGAAAGCAACGAATTGGACTCTGATTTGGAAAAGCATAGATCGATGCTTGCTAAGGGCGCTCAACTCACATTCCATACATCAGACG GGAGGTGCTTGCTGAGGTCAGTGTCCATCATCCTAAACAGCCAAGCCAAG GTTATTCTCAAGATAAGGAAGCTGAATCTGATGAATACTTTTTCAAGAAAGAAGGAAA GTATTATACAGGACCTACATGCGGAGCTTTATGATGACTCTGAAGCTGATGAAAGGAATACATGTTATCTAATCGTGTTAACGACAAACCGTGGGACAATTAAGCTAGACATGGGGGACGATTATCATCTTTACAAGATATGGGCTACGACAGTTAATCATATGTTGACCCTCTCTACTTCTTTCACAAGATATGAACTTCAATTTTATAAATCCTAA